One region of Halomonas huangheensis genomic DNA includes:
- the rpsB gene encoding 30S ribosomal protein S2 produces the protein MAHVNMRDLLKAGAHFGHQTRYWNPKMGKYIFGARNKIHIINLEHTLPALNEAIDVVEKMAASNNKIMFVGTKRSASKIIKEEASRAGQPFVNHRWLGGMLTNYKTIRQSIKRLRDLEAMQADGTFEKLTKKEVLMATREQDKLERSIGGIKEMGGLPDAMFVIDVDHERIAINEANKLGIPVIGIVDTNSDPDGVDYVIPGNDDSIRAIQIYVKAIADACGRAKEGRPDEFVEVTDSEGDAAAAAE, from the coding sequence ATGGCACACGTCAATATGCGTGACCTGCTCAAGGCAGGCGCACACTTCGGTCACCAGACCCGTTACTGGAACCCGAAGATGGGTAAGTACATCTTCGGCGCTCGTAACAAGATTCACATCATCAACCTCGAGCATACGCTTCCTGCGCTCAACGAGGCGATTGATGTGGTCGAGAAAATGGCCGCTTCCAACAACAAGATCATGTTCGTCGGTACCAAGCGTAGTGCGAGCAAGATCATCAAGGAAGAAGCGTCCCGTGCTGGTCAGCCGTTCGTCAACCACCGCTGGCTCGGCGGTATGCTGACGAACTACAAGACCATCCGTCAGTCCATCAAGCGTCTGCGTGACCTCGAAGCCATGCAGGCTGATGGCACTTTCGAGAAGCTGACCAAGAAAGAAGTCCTGATGGCAACTCGCGAGCAGGACAAGCTCGAGCGTTCCATTGGCGGCATCAAGGAAATGGGCGGTTTGCCGGATGCAATGTTCGTGATCGATGTTGACCATGAGCGTATTGCCATCAACGAAGCCAACAAGCTGGGTATCCCGGTTATCGGCATCGTTGATACCAACTCTGATCCGGACGGTGTTGACTACGTGATCCCGGGCAACGATGACTCCATCCGCGCCATTCAGATCTACGTCAAGGCCATCGCCGACGCCTGTGGTCGTGCGAAGGAAGGTCGTCCCGACGAGTTCGTCGAAGTGACCGACAGCGAAGGCGACGCCGCCGCTGCTGCCGAGTAA
- the tsf gene encoding translation elongation factor Ts: MAAISASQVKELRERTGLGMMECKKALTEADGDIERAIEDLRKNSGLKAAKKAGRTAAEGVIVTRVAEDGSYGVMVEINSETDFVARDDNFKAFADKVAEAFFAARSEDVAAVTGGELETAREQLVQKIGENIGVRRAAVINASEGNLVGAYVHGGRIGVLTVLNGGSQDTAKDVSMHVAAINPAVARPEDMPQSQLDAEKDVIMAQPDMAGKPAQIAEKMVEGRLKKYLAENSLTEQAFVKDPNVTVAEFVKAAGGEVVGFTRYEVGEGIEKEEVDFAKEVMEQAKRS; this comes from the coding sequence ATGGCAGCTATCAGCGCCTCCCAGGTCAAGGAACTGCGCGAGCGCACCGGTCTCGGCATGATGGAGTGCAAGAAGGCACTCACCGAAGCTGACGGTGACATCGAGCGTGCGATCGAAGACCTGCGCAAGAATTCTGGTCTCAAGGCCGCCAAGAAGGCCGGTCGTACTGCCGCCGAAGGCGTGATCGTGACGCGTGTTGCCGAAGACGGCAGCTACGGCGTGATGGTCGAGATCAACTCCGAAACCGACTTCGTTGCCCGTGACGACAACTTCAAGGCATTTGCCGACAAGGTTGCCGAGGCCTTCTTTGCTGCCAGGAGCGAAGACGTTGCTGCTGTCACCGGTGGTGAGCTGGAAACTGCGCGTGAGCAACTGGTCCAGAAGATCGGTGAGAACATCGGTGTGCGCCGCGCTGCTGTGATCAATGCCAGCGAAGGCAATCTGGTCGGTGCCTATGTTCACGGTGGCCGTATTGGCGTGCTGACCGTGCTCAATGGTGGCAGCCAGGACACCGCCAAGGACGTTTCCATGCACGTTGCCGCGATCAATCCGGCCGTGGCTCGTCCGGAAGATATGCCGCAGTCTCAGCTTGATGCCGAGAAAGACGTGATCATGGCTCAGCCTGACATGGCGGGTAAGCCTGCGCAGATCGCCGAGAAGATGGTCGAAGGTCGTCTCAAGAAGTATCTCGCTGAGAACAGTCTGACCGAACAGGCCTTCGTCAAGGACCCCAACGTCACGGTTGCCGAGTTCGTCAAGGCTGCTGGTGGTGAGGTGGTCGGCTTTACCCGCTATGAAGTGGGTGAGGGCATCGAGAAGGAAGAAGTCGACTTCGCGAAGGAAGTTATGGAACAGGCCAAGCGTAGCTGA
- the pyrH gene encoding UMP kinase gives MSSADSTPFAKSDKPRADVSKYKRILLKLSGEALTGDAEFGIDPKVLDRMALEIGQLVGIGVQVGIVIGGGNLFRGAALHEAGMERVTGDHMGMLATVMNALAMRDALERSNIRSRVMSAIPMSGVVEHYDRRTAIRYLTSGDVVLFSAGTGNPFFTTDSAACLRGIEIDADVVVKATKVDGVYDKDPVKHADAVKYDQLSYDDALEQKLGVMDLTAICLVRDHDMPVRVFNMNKPGALLNLVVGGKEGTLIDRG, from the coding sequence ATGAGTAGCGCCGACTCTACCCCCTTTGCCAAGTCCGACAAGCCACGTGCCGATGTGTCGAAGTACAAGCGGATTCTGCTGAAGCTTTCCGGTGAGGCACTGACGGGCGATGCTGAATTCGGTATCGATCCCAAGGTGTTGGATCGTATGGCCCTCGAAATCGGGCAGTTGGTGGGTATCGGTGTTCAGGTGGGGATCGTGATTGGTGGTGGCAACCTGTTTCGTGGCGCAGCGCTGCATGAGGCGGGTATGGAACGAGTCACTGGCGACCACATGGGAATGCTGGCGACAGTGATGAACGCGCTGGCCATGCGTGATGCGCTGGAGCGCTCCAATATTCGCTCCAGGGTGATGTCAGCGATTCCCATGAGTGGCGTAGTGGAGCATTACGACCGCCGTACAGCGATTCGCTATCTCACTTCCGGAGACGTGGTACTGTTCTCTGCAGGCACTGGCAACCCCTTCTTCACCACGGACTCAGCTGCCTGCCTGCGTGGCATCGAGATTGATGCCGACGTGGTTGTCAAGGCCACCAAGGTGGACGGGGTCTATGACAAGGATCCGGTCAAGCACGCGGATGCCGTCAAGTACGATCAGCTGTCCTATGATGATGCCCTTGAGCAGAAGCTGGGGGTAATGGATTTGACCGCTATCTGCCTGGTACGTGACCATGATATGCCTGTCCGGGTCTTCAACATGAACAAGCCTGGCGCCTTGCTCAACCTGGTAGTGGGTGGCAAGGAAGGCACGCTGATTGATAGAGGGTAA
- the frr gene encoding ribosome recycling factor, whose translation MINDIRKDAEARMKKSVEALHHNFNKIRTGRAHSSILDAVQVEYYGANMPINQVAQINVEDARTLAVVPWEQSMVPKVEKAIMTSDLGLNPSTAGNVIRVPMPMLTEETRKGYIKQARHEAENARVAVRNVRRDANGDLKSLLKDKSISEDEQHQGEDEVQKLTDRYVAEIDKALASKEEDLMQV comes from the coding sequence GTGATCAATGACATCAGGAAAGATGCAGAAGCGCGCATGAAAAAGAGCGTTGAGGCTCTGCATCACAACTTCAACAAGATCCGTACAGGCCGTGCACACTCCAGCATTCTGGATGCTGTGCAGGTGGAATACTATGGCGCCAACATGCCGATCAACCAGGTCGCTCAGATCAACGTCGAGGATGCACGCACTCTCGCCGTAGTCCCCTGGGAGCAGAGCATGGTGCCCAAGGTCGAGAAGGCGATCATGACGTCTGACCTGGGCCTCAACCCTTCGACTGCAGGCAATGTCATTCGTGTTCCGATGCCTATGCTGACGGAGGAAACCCGCAAGGGTTACATCAAACAGGCGCGCCATGAGGCGGAGAACGCTCGTGTAGCGGTACGTAACGTACGCCGTGATGCCAATGGCGACCTCAAGTCTCTGCTCAAGGACAAGTCCATCTCGGAAGATGAGCAGCATCAGGGCGAGGATGAGGTCCAGAAGCTGACGGACCGCTATGTGGCGGAAATCGACAAGGCGCTGGCATCCAAGGAAGAGGACCTGATGCAGGTCTAG
- the uppS gene encoding polyprenyl diphosphate synthase codes for MTSQSSDHLRPLPEDADLPRHVAVIMDGNNRWARARGMSGVRGHHAGVEAVRAVIRRAAERHIETLTLFAFSSENWKRPVAEVNALMELFLMALKREVKKLHQHDIRLSVIGDTTGFSSAIQKHIREAEALTRDNGGLRLVIAANYGGQWDIVRAARHLAEQAASGELDPAQIDEQTFAQQLNLTDVAPVDLCIRTSGERRISNFLLWQLAYAELYFTSVLWPDFDGDAFDDALEDFCQRKRRFGMTDEQLEAQGA; via the coding sequence ATGACGTCACAGTCGTCTGACCACCTTCGCCCTCTGCCGGAAGACGCCGATCTGCCGCGCCATGTCGCTGTCATCATGGACGGCAACAATCGCTGGGCGCGAGCCCGAGGAATGTCCGGCGTACGCGGTCATCATGCCGGTGTCGAGGCAGTTCGTGCCGTGATCCGGCGCGCGGCGGAAAGACACATCGAGACACTGACCCTGTTTGCCTTTTCCAGTGAGAACTGGAAGCGACCCGTGGCTGAGGTCAATGCATTGATGGAGCTGTTCCTCATGGCGCTGAAGCGCGAGGTAAAGAAGCTGCATCAACATGACATACGCCTCTCGGTGATTGGTGATACCACTGGTTTTTCCAGTGCCATTCAGAAGCATATTCGTGAGGCAGAAGCACTGACCCGCGACAATGGTGGGCTACGCCTGGTGATTGCCGCCAATTACGGTGGCCAGTGGGATATCGTCCGCGCCGCACGCCACCTGGCGGAGCAGGCGGCGTCCGGCGAACTGGATCCAGCGCAGATCGACGAGCAGACATTCGCCCAGCAGCTCAATCTCACTGATGTCGCCCCCGTTGACCTGTGTATCCGTACCAGCGGTGAACGACGTATATCCAATTTTCTGCTGTGGCAACTGGCCTATGCGGAACTCTATTTCACTTCGGTCCTGTGGCCCGATTTCGATGGCGATGCCTTCGATGATGCCCTGGAAGATTTCTGTCAACGCAAGCGCCGCTTTGGCATGACCGACGAACAGCTCGAGGCCCAGGGTGCTTAG
- a CDS encoding phosphatidate cytidylyltransferase — translation MLRQRVITAAWLAPLALLGLFGLQGGAFAAFTAFIVLLAGWEWGNLSGLPGRATRGVAVAVLGGAMLTLWLADLATSTAILAVGVVGWVINLWWVTGHPERQAQWSPTAVRLAMGLWVLLPTWVGFNLLRESGAVWLLFVLLVVWGADIGAYFCGRAFGRRKLAPKVSPAKSWEGVYGGMAVTASLAVAFALAHHWSPGATLLLVVLTLIVTMASVLGDLLESMLKRHRGIKDSSQLLPGHGGVMDRIDSLTAAVPCFALFFSWLVSA, via the coding sequence GTGCTTAGGCAAAGAGTCATAACCGCGGCCTGGTTGGCGCCGCTGGCACTACTTGGTCTTTTCGGACTGCAGGGGGGCGCGTTTGCCGCCTTTACAGCATTCATCGTGCTGTTGGCAGGTTGGGAGTGGGGCAATCTGTCCGGGCTCCCGGGACGAGCAACTCGCGGTGTGGCCGTTGCCGTACTGGGCGGAGCAATGCTGACGTTGTGGCTGGCCGATCTCGCCACATCCACAGCCATACTGGCGGTTGGGGTAGTGGGTTGGGTGATCAATCTGTGGTGGGTCACCGGTCATCCTGAACGTCAGGCGCAATGGTCACCTACTGCGGTGCGTCTGGCGATGGGCCTCTGGGTGCTGCTGCCGACCTGGGTGGGTTTCAATCTGCTGCGTGAAAGTGGTGCAGTGTGGCTGCTGTTCGTGCTGCTGGTTGTATGGGGCGCCGATATTGGGGCGTATTTCTGTGGTCGAGCCTTCGGGCGACGCAAGCTGGCACCCAAGGTCAGTCCGGCCAAGTCCTGGGAAGGTGTCTATGGTGGCATGGCGGTGACCGCTAGCCTGGCTGTCGCCTTCGCGCTTGCACACCATTGGAGTCCTGGTGCGACACTGTTGCTGGTCGTTTTGACTCTCATCGTCACCATGGCATCGGTACTCGGTGACCTGCTCGAGAGCATGCTCAAGCGCCATCGCGGCATCAAGGATTCCAGCCAGTTGCTGCCTGGTCACGGTGGCGTGATGGACCGTATCGATAGTCTGACCGCGGCGGTGCCGTGCTTTGCGCTGTTCTTTTCCTGGCTGGTGAGCGCATGA
- the ispC gene encoding 1-deoxy-D-xylulose-5-phosphate reductoisomerase — MTTSDPGVSHSTSFAPETSSTVELSAHFDSPQSITVLGATGSIGTSTLDVIARHPERYHVHALTAHRSRDALLRLCQAHRPQLAVLDRAEDADWLAIQLKAAGLATEVRHGETALAEVASAPEVDIVMAAIVGAAGLLPTLAAVRSGKRVLLANKEALVMSGALFMSAVAESGAALLPIDSEHNAIFQCLPPQHRGGLAHQGVTQLLLTASGGPFRGYDRQQLAAVTPEQACAHPNWSMGRKISVDSATLMNKGLELIEACWLFDARPDQIQVVVHPQSVIHSMAAYSDGSVLAQLGNPDMRTPIAYGLAWPERIDAGVQALDLFSVARLDFESADEQAFPCLRLAREAMQAGGTAPAILNAANEIAVSAFLERRIGFNGIADMVEWVRDEVALTPADELPQVLAADQRARQLAQVWLERQR; from the coding sequence ATGACGACGTCTGACCCTGGTGTTTCCCATTCAACGAGCTTCGCTCCCGAGACTTCCAGTACTGTCGAGTTGAGTGCTCACTTTGACTCCCCCCAGAGCATCACTGTGCTGGGTGCCACTGGTTCGATCGGCACCAGCACCCTGGATGTGATTGCACGTCATCCTGAGCGTTATCATGTTCATGCGCTGACGGCTCACCGTTCGCGTGACGCCTTGTTGCGGCTTTGTCAGGCGCATCGGCCTCAGTTGGCTGTGCTGGATCGGGCGGAAGATGCTGATTGGCTGGCGATACAGTTGAAGGCTGCCGGTCTGGCGACCGAAGTGCGACATGGAGAAACCGCTCTGGCCGAAGTTGCCAGTGCACCAGAAGTCGATATCGTCATGGCTGCTATCGTGGGCGCCGCCGGTCTATTGCCGACGCTGGCTGCCGTGCGCAGTGGAAAGCGTGTGCTGCTGGCCAACAAGGAAGCGTTGGTGATGTCCGGCGCCTTGTTCATGAGTGCTGTCGCTGAAAGTGGCGCGGCCTTGCTGCCCATTGACTCGGAACACAATGCCATCTTTCAGTGTCTACCCCCGCAGCATCGTGGGGGGCTGGCCCATCAGGGCGTGACCCAGCTGTTGCTCACGGCGTCTGGAGGTCCCTTCCGTGGTTATGATCGCCAGCAACTCGCCGCGGTGACTCCGGAGCAGGCCTGTGCTCATCCCAATTGGTCGATGGGGCGCAAGATATCGGTCGATAGTGCCACCCTGATGAACAAGGGGCTCGAGCTGATCGAGGCTTGCTGGTTATTTGATGCACGTCCCGATCAGATCCAGGTCGTGGTGCATCCGCAGAGCGTGATTCACTCCATGGCAGCCTACAGTGATGGTTCGGTTCTGGCCCAACTGGGTAACCCGGATATGCGCACGCCGATTGCCTATGGTCTCGCCTGGCCCGAGCGTATCGATGCTGGTGTACAGGCGCTGGACTTGTTCTCTGTGGCACGTTTGGACTTTGAGTCTGCAGACGAGCAGGCTTTTCCTTGTCTGCGCCTGGCCCGAGAAGCGATGCAGGCCGGTGGCACTGCACCGGCGATTCTCAATGCCGCCAATGAAATTGCAGTATCTGCTTTTCTCGAGCGCCGAATTGGCTTCAATGGGATTGCCGATATGGTCGAGTGGGTGCGAGACGAAGTGGCACTGACACCCGCTGATGAGCTGCCGCAGGTACTGGCGGCTGACCAACGAGCACGTCAACTGGCGCAGGTCTGGCTGGAGCGGCAGCGATGA
- the rseP gene encoding RIP metalloprotease RseP, which produces MGLIQNVLAVIVVLGLLITFHEFGHFWVARRCGVKVLRFSVGFGKPIWSRVDRHGTEFALAAIPLGGYVKMLDEREGPVASSQLDQAFNRKSVWARIAIVAAGPIANFLLALVAYWALFVAGTTTVVPVVGDVTPDSPAAEAGLHSGQEITAIQGQPVRSWDEVNLKLVAAIGLNGELTVATRDEGDSHATNHRLMVNDWLVGQDPPQPLPSLGVAPWRPVLPAVVARVVEGDPAAEAGLKAGDKVLAADGDSIADWPALVSLVRDNPGQTLSFEVERDGRRQTLNLTPGARTLDDGTQIGYIGAEVAPVDWPQKWQREIRYGPLEAVGQAATRTVEMTALTFDAVRKMVVGLISPSNLSGPITIARIAGDTARSGLESFISFLAYLSISLGVLNLLPIPVLDGGHLLYYFIEAVRGRAVSERTQAVGLRIGLALVGTLMIMALYFDLMRLW; this is translated from the coding sequence GTGGGCCTGATTCAGAATGTGTTGGCCGTCATTGTCGTGCTCGGCCTGTTGATCACTTTTCACGAGTTTGGTCACTTTTGGGTCGCACGCCGCTGTGGCGTCAAGGTATTGAGATTCTCGGTCGGTTTCGGCAAGCCGATCTGGTCACGTGTCGACCGTCATGGCACTGAGTTTGCTCTCGCGGCCATCCCGCTTGGCGGTTACGTCAAGATGCTTGATGAGCGTGAGGGGCCTGTGGCCTCGTCGCAGCTTGATCAGGCCTTCAACCGCAAGTCGGTCTGGGCGCGTATTGCCATTGTCGCTGCGGGTCCCATTGCCAACTTTCTGTTGGCACTGGTGGCATATTGGGCGCTGTTCGTAGCTGGTACCACCACGGTAGTACCTGTCGTCGGCGACGTTACGCCGGATTCGCCGGCAGCCGAAGCTGGCCTGCACAGTGGTCAGGAAATCACTGCCATTCAGGGGCAGCCGGTACGCTCCTGGGATGAGGTCAATCTCAAGCTGGTTGCTGCTATTGGCTTGAATGGCGAACTGACGGTTGCCACTCGTGACGAGGGCGATAGTCATGCCACCAACCACCGTTTGATGGTGAATGATTGGCTGGTGGGCCAGGATCCTCCTCAGCCGTTGCCCTCTCTTGGTGTGGCGCCCTGGCGTCCCGTGTTGCCTGCGGTAGTTGCGCGAGTCGTCGAGGGTGATCCAGCTGCCGAGGCTGGCCTGAAGGCTGGTGACAAGGTGCTGGCGGCGGATGGAGACAGCATCGCTGACTGGCCTGCGCTGGTGTCATTGGTGCGTGATAATCCTGGGCAGACGCTATCATTTGAGGTCGAGCGGGATGGCCGACGTCAGACCCTGAATCTGACTCCTGGCGCCAGAACTCTGGACGATGGCACACAGATTGGGTATATCGGTGCCGAAGTTGCACCGGTAGACTGGCCGCAGAAATGGCAGCGGGAAATCCGCTACGGGCCGCTGGAGGCTGTTGGCCAGGCGGCAACGCGCACGGTGGAAATGACGGCCTTGACCTTTGATGCCGTGCGCAAGATGGTGGTGGGGTTGATTTCCCCGAGTAATCTGTCGGGACCCATCACGATCGCACGAATCGCCGGAGATACTGCCCGCTCCGGGCTGGAGAGCTTCATCAGCTTTCTAGCATATCTGTCGATCAGCCTCGGTGTGCTGAACCTGCTGCCGATACCGGTACTGGATGGTGGCCACCTGCTGTACTACTTCATTGAAGCGGTACGCGGCAGAGCGGTTTCCGAGCGCACGCAGGCCGTTGGCCTGCGCATCGGCCTCGCCCTGGTCGGCACATTGATGATCATGGCGCTGTATTTTGATTTGATGCGCCTTTGGTGA
- the bamA gene encoding outer membrane protein assembly factor BamA, whose protein sequence is MKIKTIGLATLLTACAQAAHAAPFTVSDIRVEGLQRVSAASVFNAFPISTSDQVNDQELASAAQQLFATGLFEDIHLAREGDVLIIEVEERPTITQLNIEGNEQLTDEDLRSGLKQAGISEGQVLQLSTIDEMRRELEGLYQSQGRYSARIDADVKPVGEGRVSVDINITEGTVAKIRQINIVGNEAFSDEVLLDQFELEDDPGLFFGWFSSDDYSREALAGDLERLRSWYLDRGYVNFEITSSQVSISPDKSRIFVTVNVNEGKRYKIGSISFLGDLQLAEKQARELLQIHSGDIFSRSKVVASSEAMRSRLGAEGFAFAQVDGVPEVRADGETVDLSFQVTPGRRAYVRRIQFVGNTTTRDEVLRREMIQAEGAPASTESISQSRQRLERLGFFKQVDVQTEPVPGEPDQLDVTYNVEEQPSGSISASLGYSQSAGVIYGASLSQNNFLGSGNRVNVGAQKSDTYTSVNFGFTDPYWTLDGISRGYNFYYRETDYEDSDISTYSTDALGAGINFGYPINELSRMNFGANIETLEIKTYDDTPSEIERYVQDQGENADTLSLTSSWTRNNLNRGIMPTAGSYQRLSLELAVPGSDAEYYKARAEARKFFPLNESQTWSLKFSGEVGYADSFNDDPYPFYENFLSGGLGSVRGYTSNTLGPLTTERSDGDDDTLGGNVLMQGSMELIFPMPFVEDKRSIQPSLFVDAGNTFLTSCYDVLDEDKDRQNCDSGVDLGELRYSAGVAVSWLTPVGPLTFSLAEPLNAKDDDDTQVFQFSLGQTF, encoded by the coding sequence ATGAAAATCAAGACCATCGGATTGGCGACACTCTTGACCGCTTGTGCCCAGGCGGCGCACGCGGCTCCTTTCACCGTTTCGGACATTCGCGTGGAGGGCCTGCAGCGGGTCTCTGCCGCGTCCGTGTTCAATGCATTTCCGATCAGCACCAGCGACCAGGTGAATGACCAGGAGCTGGCATCCGCCGCTCAACAGCTGTTCGCCACTGGGTTGTTTGAGGATATTCATCTCGCTCGCGAAGGGGATGTGCTGATTATCGAGGTCGAGGAACGGCCGACTATTACGCAACTGAACATTGAAGGTAATGAGCAGCTGACCGATGAAGATCTGCGCAGCGGCCTCAAGCAGGCCGGCATCAGCGAAGGTCAGGTACTGCAGTTGTCGACCATTGATGAGATGAGGCGTGAGCTCGAAGGGCTCTACCAGTCTCAAGGCCGCTACAGTGCGCGTATCGACGCCGACGTGAAACCCGTCGGTGAAGGCCGAGTGAGCGTCGATATCAATATCACTGAAGGCACGGTTGCCAAGATTCGCCAGATCAATATCGTCGGTAATGAAGCTTTCTCCGATGAAGTGTTGCTGGACCAGTTCGAACTCGAGGACGATCCCGGCCTGTTCTTTGGCTGGTTCTCCAGCGACGACTATTCTCGCGAAGCCCTCGCGGGTGATCTGGAACGCTTGCGTTCCTGGTACCTGGATCGCGGCTATGTAAACTTCGAGATCACTTCCAGTCAGGTATCCATCAGCCCTGACAAGTCACGTATCTTTGTGACCGTCAACGTCAATGAGGGCAAGCGTTACAAGATTGGCAGCATCAGCTTCCTCGGCGATCTGCAACTGGCCGAGAAACAGGCTCGCGAACTGCTGCAGATTCACTCCGGTGATATCTTCTCGCGCAGCAAGGTCGTCGCTTCGAGCGAGGCCATGCGCTCGCGTCTGGGAGCCGAAGGTTTTGCTTTCGCCCAGGTCGATGGTGTGCCGGAAGTACGAGCCGATGGCGAGACCGTGGATCTATCATTCCAGGTAACGCCTGGGCGTCGTGCCTATGTGCGTCGCATTCAGTTTGTGGGTAACACCACGACCCGCGATGAGGTACTGCGTCGTGAGATGATTCAGGCAGAAGGTGCGCCGGCCTCTACCGAGTCGATTTCGCAGTCGCGCCAACGCCTTGAGCGTCTTGGCTTCTTCAAGCAGGTTGATGTGCAGACCGAGCCGGTGCCTGGCGAACCCGATCAGCTTGATGTGACCTACAACGTCGAGGAGCAACCTTCGGGCTCGATCTCGGCAAGCCTTGGTTATTCCCAGAGTGCCGGGGTAATCTACGGCGCCTCACTGTCCCAGAACAACTTCCTGGGTAGCGGTAACCGCGTCAATGTCGGCGCTCAGAAGAGTGACACCTACACCAGTGTCAACTTCGGCTTCACCGACCCGTACTGGACGCTTGACGGTATCTCGCGAGGCTACAACTTCTATTACCGCGAGACCGATTACGAAGATTCCGATATCTCGACCTACTCGACGGATGCATTGGGTGCCGGCATCAACTTCGGCTACCCGATCAACGAACTGTCGCGGATGAATTTCGGCGCCAACATCGAGACGCTGGAAATCAAGACCTACGACGACACGCCGTCGGAGATCGAGCGTTATGTGCAGGATCAGGGCGAGAACGCCGACACTTTGAGCCTGACGAGCAGTTGGACGCGTAACAATCTCAACCGTGGCATCATGCCTACTGCGGGTAGCTATCAGCGCCTGTCGCTGGAGCTGGCGGTGCCTGGCAGTGATGCTGAGTACTACAAGGCGCGCGCCGAGGCACGCAAGTTCTTCCCGCTCAATGAGTCCCAGACATGGTCACTCAAGTTCAGCGGTGAAGTAGGCTATGCCGACTCATTCAACGATGATCCCTACCCCTTCTACGAAAACTTCCTCTCGGGTGGCCTGGGATCGGTTCGTGGCTACACTTCCAATACGCTGGGGCCGCTCACGACCGAGCGCTCGGATGGTGATGACGATACTCTCGGTGGTAACGTGCTGATGCAAGGCAGCATGGAGCTGATCTTCCCGATGCCGTTCGTCGAAGACAAACGCTCCATTCAGCCGTCGCTGTTCGTTGACGCCGGTAACACCTTCCTTACGTCCTGCTATGACGTGTTGGACGAGGATAAGGACCGCCAGAACTGTGACTCCGGGGTCGATCTTGGTGAGCTGCGCTACAGTGCCGGTGTTGCCGTATCCTGGTTGACGCCGGTGGGGCCGCTGACCTTCAGTCTTGCCGAACCGCTCAACGCCAAGGACGATGATGATACTCAGGTCTTCCAGTTCTCTCTGGGTCAGACCTTCTAA
- a CDS encoding OmpH family outer membrane protein — MTSSHWLKSFTSTLLALVLSLASSAVLAEDVALLDWRKALLDTDAAQRDMDELRAGIAAQQQEAQALGGELERLSSRLANEGEDLDDAEGRALVKELQQKGQRFDQLRLEIAEARQESEQRFLDRFEAAMDQSVNEVIARHQVKVLVDPNGVLYSSDDLPDLTAEVTEILNAQ; from the coding sequence GTGACGTCTTCTCATTGGCTCAAGAGTTTCACCAGTACTTTGCTGGCACTGGTTTTGAGTCTTGCGTCTTCCGCCGTGTTGGCGGAAGACGTCGCTTTGCTGGATTGGCGCAAGGCATTGCTCGATACCGATGCGGCGCAGAGGGATATGGATGAATTGCGTGCCGGTATTGCTGCACAACAGCAGGAAGCGCAGGCCCTTGGAGGGGAGCTGGAACGACTGTCCTCGCGCCTGGCCAATGAAGGTGAAGACCTTGATGACGCGGAAGGCCGCGCATTGGTGAAGGAGTTGCAACAGAAGGGACAACGTTTCGACCAACTACGACTGGAAATTGCCGAGGCACGACAGGAATCCGAACAACGGTTCCTTGATCGCTTTGAGGCTGCAATGGATCAGTCGGTCAACGAGGTCATTGCACGCCATCAGGTGAAGGTATTGGTAGACCCTAATGGTGTACTCTACAGCAGTGATGACCTACCGGACCTGACTGCTGAAGTCACCGAGATCCTCAACGCGCAATAA